From one Anopheles bellator chromosome 1, idAnoBellAS_SP24_06.2, whole genome shotgun sequence genomic stretch:
- the LOC131216765 gene encoding 14-3-3 protein zeta isoform X1, with protein sequence MSTVDKEELVQKAKLAEQSERYDDMAQAMKSVTETGVELSNEERNLLSVAYKNVVGARRSSWRVISSIEQKTESSARKQQLAREYRERVEKELREICYEVLGLLDNFLIPKASNPESKVFYLKMKGDYYRYLAEVATGETRHTVVDDSQAAYQDAFEISKGKMQPTHPIRLGLALNFSVFYYEILNSPDKACQLAKQAFDDAIAELDTLNEDSYKDSTLIMQLLRDNLTLWTSDTQGDGDEPQEGGDN encoded by the exons ATGTCTACCGTCGACAAGGAAGAACTAGTTCAGAAGGCAAAACTAGCCGAACAGTCGGAACG ATATGATGATATGGCACAGGCAATGAAATCAGTAACAGAAACCGGCGTGGAACTGTCAAACGAAGAAAGGAACCTGTTGTCCGTCGCCTACAAGAACGTTGTCGGTGCGCGAAG ATCGTCCTGGCGGGTGATATCGTCGATCGAACAGAAAACCGAATCCTCTGCCCGCAAACAGCAACTGGCACGAGAGTACCGAGAACGGGTTGAGAAGGAACTGAGGGAAATCTGCTACGAAGTGCTG GGTCTCCTTGACAATTTCCTTATTCCCAAAGCCAGTAATCCAGAGAGTAAAGTGTTTTACCTCAAAATGAAAGGCGACTACTATAGATACCTAGCTGAAGTAGCTACCGGCGAAACCCGCCACA CCGTAGTCGACGATTCGCAAGCTGCGTACCAGGATGCCTTTGAAATTAGTAAAGGCAAAATGCAACCAACACATCCTATCCGGTTGGGTCTTGCGCTCAATTTCTCAGTCTTCTACTACGAGATCCTAAACTCTCCCGACAAAGCCTGCCAGCTGGCTAAACAG GCGTTCGATGACGCGATTGCCGAGCTGGACACGCTGAACGAGGATTCCTATAAAGACTCGACACTCATCATGCAGCTGCTGCGGGACAACCTAACGCTCTGGACGTCTGACACCcagggcgacggcgacgagccACAGGAAGGTGGCGATAATTAA
- the LOC131216765 gene encoding 14-3-3 protein zeta isoform X2 translates to MSTVDKEELVQKAKLAEQSERYDDMAQAMKSVTETGVELSNEERNLLSVAYKNVVGARRSSWRVISSIEQKTESSARKQQLAREYRERVEKELREICYEVLGLLDNFLIPKASNPESKVFYLKMKGDYYRYLAEVATGETRHTVVEDSQKSYQEAFDIAKSKMQPTHPIRLGLALNFSVFYYEIINSPARACHLAKQAFDDAIAELDTLNEDSYKDSTLIMQLLRDNLTLWTSDTQGDGDEPQEGGDN, encoded by the exons ATGTCTACCGTCGACAAGGAAGAACTAGTTCAGAAGGCAAAACTAGCCGAACAGTCGGAACG ATATGATGATATGGCACAGGCAATGAAATCAGTAACAGAAACCGGCGTGGAACTGTCAAACGAAGAAAGGAACCTGTTGTCCGTCGCCTACAAGAACGTTGTCGGTGCGCGAAG ATCGTCCTGGCGGGTGATATCGTCGATCGAACAGAAAACCGAATCCTCTGCCCGCAAACAGCAACTGGCACGAGAGTACCGAGAACGGGTTGAGAAGGAACTGAGGGAAATCTGCTACGAAGTGCTG GGTCTCCTTGACAATTTCCTTATTCCCAAAGCCAGTAATCCAGAGAGTAAAGTGTTTTACCTCAAAATGAAAGGCGACTACTATAGATACCTAGCTGAAGTAGCTACCGGCGAAACCCGCCACA ccGTGGTGGAGGATTCGCAAAAATCGTATCAGGAAGCGTTCGATATTGCAAAGTCCAAAATGCAACCGACGCACCCGATTCGGTTAGGCCTTGCGCTGAACTTTTCGGTCTTTTACTATGAAATCATTAACTCGCCGGCACGGGCTTGCCACCTGGCAAAGCAG GCGTTCGATGACGCGATTGCCGAGCTGGACACGCTGAACGAGGATTCCTATAAAGACTCGACACTCATCATGCAGCTGCTGCGGGACAACCTAACGCTCTGGACGTCTGACACCcagggcgacggcgacgagccACAGGAAGGTGGCGATAATTAA